A genomic stretch from Dermochelys coriacea isolate rDerCor1 chromosome 24, rDerCor1.pri.v4, whole genome shotgun sequence includes:
- the LOC119847680 gene encoding sodium/potassium-transporting ATPase subunit alpha-2 has protein sequence MGKGVGREYSPAATTSENGGGKKKQKEKELDELKKEVNLDDHKLSLDELGRKYQVDLSRGLTNTRAAEILAQDGPNALTPPPTTPEWVKFCRQLFGGFSILLWIGAILCFLAYSIQAVMEDEPANDNLYLGVVLAAVVIVTGCFSYYQEAKSSKIMDSFKNMVPQQALVIREGEKIQINAENVVVGDLVEVKGGDRVPADLRIISSHGCKVDNSSLTGESEPQTRSPEFTHENPLETRNICFFSTNCVEGSARGIVISTGDRTVMGRIASLASGLEVGRTPIAMEIEHFIQLITGVAVFLGLSFFILSLILGYTWLEAVIFLIGIIVANVPEGLLATVTVCLTLTAKRMARKNCLVKNLEAVETLGSTSTICSDKTGTLTQNRMTVAHMWFDNQIHEADTTEDQSGATFDKRSPTWAALARIAGLCNRAVFKPGQENVSISKRDTAGDASESALLKCIQLSCGSVKKMRDKNPKVTEIPFNSTNKYQLSIHEREDNPGGYLLVMKGAPERILDRCSTILAQGQELPLDEEMRDAFQNAYLELGGLGERVLGFCHLHLPQDKFPRGFKFDADEINFPTTGLCFVGLMSMIDPPRAAVPDAVGKCRSAGIKVIMVTGDHPITAKAIAKGVGIISEGNETVEDIAARLNIPVSQVNPREAKACVVHGSDLKDMTGEQLDEILKNHTEIVFARTSPQQKLIIVEGCQRQGAIVAVTGDGVNDSPALKKADIGIAMGIAGSDVSKQAADMILLDDNFASIVTGVEEGRLIFDNLKKSIAYTLTSNIPEITPFLLFIIINIPLPLGTVTILCIDLGTDMVPAISLAYEAAESDIMKRQPRNPKTDKLVNERLISMAYGQIGMIQALGGFFTYFVILAENGFLPSTLLGIRLDWDDRSKNDLEDSYGQEWTYEQRKVVEFTCHTAFFASIVVVQWADLIICKTRRNSVFQQGMKNKILIFGLLEETALAAFLSYCPGMGVALRMYPLKVTWWFCAFPYSLLIFVYDEVRKLILRRYPGGWVEKETYY, from the exons ATGGGGAAAGGG GTTGGGAGGGAGTATTCGCCGGCGGCAACCACCTCCGAGAATGGTGGTGGcaagaagaagcagaaggagaaGGAGTTGGATGAGCTGAAGAAGGAGGTGAACCTG GACGATCACAAGCTGTCTCTGGATGAACTGGGCAGGAAATACCAGGTGGATCTGTCCAGG GGTCTGACCAACACCCGCGCAGCTGAGATCCTGGCGCAGGATGGCCCCAATGCCCTAACGCCCCCCCCGACCACCCCTGAGTGGGTCAAGTTCTGCCGCCAGCTCTTCGGGGGCTTCTCCATCCTGCTGTGGATCGGCGCCATCCTCTGCTTCCTGGCCTACAGCATCCAGGCTGTGATGGAGGATGAGCCAGCCAACGACAAC ctgtaCCTGGGCGTGGTGTTAGCTGCTGTGGTCATAGTCACTGGCTGCTTCTCCTACTATCAGGAGGCCAAGAGCTCCAAGATTATGGATTCCTTCAAAAACATGGTACCACAG CAAGCCCTAGTGATCCGGGAGGGTGAGAAGATCCAGATCAACGCTGAGAACGTGGTGGTGGGAGACCTGGTGGAGGTGAAGGGGGGAGACCGGGTCCCTGCCGATCTGCGCATCATCTCCTCCCATGGCTGCAAG GTAGATAACTCCTCCCTGACGGGCGAGTCGGAGCCGCAGACCCGCTCCCCCGAGTTCACCCACGAGAACCCCCTGGAGACCCGCAACATCTGCTTCTTCTCCACTAACTGCGTGGAAG GCTCTGCCCGGGGCATCGTCATATCGACCGGGGACCGCACAGTGATGGGCCGCATCGCCTCGCTGGCATCGGGGCTGGAGGTGGGCCGCACCCCCATCGCCATGGAGATCGAGCACTTCATCCAGCTCATCACCGGGGTGGCCGTCTTCCTGGGCCTCTCCTTCTTCATCCTCTCCCTCATCCTCGGCTACACCTGGCTGGAGGCCGTCATCTTCCTCATCGGCATCATCGTCGCCAACGTCCCGGAGGGGCTCCTGGCAACCGTCACG GTGTGTCTGACCCTCACCGCCAAGCGCATGGCGCGCAAGAACTGCCTGGTGAAGAACCTGGAGGCGGTGGAGACGCTGGGCTCCACCTCCACCATCTGCTCCGACAAGACGGGCACCCTCACCCAGAACCGCATGACGGTCGCCCACATGTGGTTCGACAACCAGATCCACGAGGCTGACACCACCGAGGACCAGTCTG GTGCGACCTTTGATAAGCGCTCGCCCACCTGGGCAGCCCTGGCCCGCATCGCCGGCCTGTGCAATCGAGCCGTCTTCAAGCCAGGCCAAGAGAACGTCTCCATCTCCAAG CGGGACACAGCGGGCGACGCCTCTGAGTCAGCCCTGCTCAAGTGCATCCAGCTCTCCTGCGGCTCCGTCAAGAAGATGCGGGACAAGAACCCCAAAGTGACAGAGATTCCCTTCAACTCTACCAACAAGTAccag ctCTCCATCCACGAGCGCGAGGACAACCCCGGGGGCTACTTGCTGGTGATGAAGGGCGCGCCGGAGCGCATCCTGGATCGCTGCTCCACCATCCTGGCGCAGGGCCAGGAACTGCCCCTGGACGAGGAGATGAGAGATGCCTTCCAGAACGCCTACCTCGAGCTGGGCGGGCTGGGGGAGCGAGTGCTGG GCTTCTGCCACCTCCATCTGCCCCAGGACAAGTTTCCCCGAGGGTTCAAATTTGATGCAGATGAGATCAACTTCCCCACCACCGGCCTGTGCTTCGTGGGGCTCATGTCCATGATCGACCCGCCCCGGGCAGCTGTGCCTGATGCTGTGGGCAAGTGCCGGAGCGCAGGGATTAAG GTGATCATGGTGACCGGTGACCACCCCATCACCGCCAAGGCCATTGCCAAGGGTGTGGGCATCATCTCCGAGGGCAACGAGACGGTGGAGGACATTGCAGCCCGGCTCAACATCCCTGTTAGCCAAGTCAACCCCAG GGAAGCCAAGGCCTGTGTGGTGCACGGCTCTGACCTCAAGGACATGACGGGGGAGCAGCTGGATGAGATCCTCAAGAACCACACGGAAATTGTCTTTGCCCGCACCTCCCCCCAGCAGAAGCTCATCATCGTGGAGGGCTGCCAGAGACAG GGGGCCATCGTGGCCGTGACAGGGGATGGTGTGAACGACTCGCCTGCCCTGAAGAAGGCCGACATCGGCATCGCCATGGGCATCGCCGGCTCCGACGTCTCCAAGCAGGCGGCCGACATGATCCTGCTGGACGACAACTTCGCCTCCATCGTGACGGGGGTGGAGGAAG GCCGCCTGATCTTCGATAACCTCAAGAAATCCATTGCCTACACGCTGACAAGTAACATCCCCGAGATCACCCCCTTTCTGctcttcatcatcatcaataTCCCGCTGCCCCTGGGCACCGTCACCATTCTCTGCATCGACCTGGGCACTGATATG gTCCCCGCTATCTCCCTAGCCTATGAAGCCGCAGAAAGCGACATCATGAAGAGGCAGCCGCGGAACCCCAAGACGGACAAGCTGGTGAACGAGCGACTCATCAGCATGGCCTACGGGCAGATCG GTATGATCCAGGCTCTGGGTGGGTTTTTCACCTACTTTGTGATCTTGGCGGAGAACGGGTTCCTGCCGTCCACCCTGCTGGGCATCCGCCTGGATTGGGACGACCGCTCCAAAAATGACCTGGAGGACAGCTAcgggcaggagtgg ACCTATGAGCAGCGCAAGGTGGTGGAGTTCACCTGCCACACGGCCTTCTTCGCCAGCATCGTGGTGGTGCAGTGGGCCGACCTCATCATCTGCAAGACCCGGAGGAACTCCGTCTTCCAGCAGGGCATGAA GaacaaaattctgatttttggtCTCCTCGAAGAGACGGCCTTGGCTGCCTTCCTGTCCTACTGCCCTGGCATGGGAGTGGCGCTGCGGATGTACCCGCTCAA GGTCACCTGGTGGTTCTGCGCCTTCCCCTACAGCCTGCTGATCTTCGTGTACGATGAAGTGCGGAAGCTGATCCTTCGGCGTTATCCTGGCG gtTGGGTGGAGAAGGAGACGTATTACTGA